A single Streptomyces mirabilis DNA region contains:
- a CDS encoding TetR/AcrR family transcriptional regulator has protein sequence MPDGAITEPPGRGGGRTGRPPLTEQRKAEIRLEIARAAVELFVAQGVAATTGEQIGQAVGVSARTVWRYFPSKESCVSPLFAAGIDAIAASLREWRSGRPLEDALERAATTGDPAMPRPHLPKIRALMRLTRTEPGLRAVWLQAHDEAEPAFARALADRAGLPAVDLRSEIQAAMLNSALRTAVEHYAWRTDEEQPDPAVAEAELVSTVRSALAIVAEGLA, from the coding sequence GTGCCGGACGGCGCGATCACCGAACCACCCGGCCGGGGCGGCGGCCGTACGGGCCGGCCGCCGCTTACCGAGCAGCGCAAGGCCGAGATCCGGCTGGAGATCGCCCGCGCCGCGGTGGAACTGTTCGTCGCCCAAGGGGTGGCCGCGACCACCGGAGAGCAGATCGGGCAGGCTGTCGGTGTCTCCGCGCGGACCGTGTGGCGTTACTTTCCGAGCAAGGAAAGCTGCGTGAGCCCGCTGTTCGCCGCCGGGATCGACGCGATAGCCGCCTCGCTGCGGGAATGGCGCTCCGGTCGGCCGCTCGAGGACGCCCTGGAACGGGCGGCCACGACCGGCGACCCCGCGATGCCCCGACCGCACCTTCCAAAGATCCGGGCGCTGATGAGACTGACCCGGACCGAGCCGGGCCTGCGTGCCGTCTGGCTCCAGGCGCACGACGAGGCTGAGCCTGCCTTCGCCCGTGCCCTTGCCGACCGGGCCGGCCTGCCCGCCGTCGACCTGCGCTCGGAGATCCAGGCCGCCATGCTCAACAGCGCCCTGCGTACGGCGGTCGAGCACTACGCGTGGCGCACGGACGAGGAGCAGCCCGACCCCGCGGTGGCGGAGGCCGAACTGGTGTCGACCGTGCGCTCGGCCCTCGCCATCGTCGCGGAAGGGCTCGCCTGA
- a CDS encoding fibronectin type III domain-containing protein, with the protein MRRVSLGLICGSLLVLTACGGGAGADAGGERLPPAPMGVTATAGSATSVHVMWNRISGDVKVTGYEVYRGTTRVERVPGDEHMVDVTRLVPSTKYVFTVRALNADGNPGPPSEPVRATTPVEVAADRTPPTRPGHPHGRAVGSRAAQLEWSASTDSRGVVSYDVYQGGSKIHSVGGGQTATVVTGLRPGTAYAFTVRARDAADNLSPASAAVRLTTAPGADDGRGTAPTGFRATSHRTDGAYYLDLSWLPPRTDGVITEYRIDLDGRQATSLVWGGTPPSGRATYSFYVGREAGVAYRVRIRAKLPDGTWGGFSVERTVTTGSATGGNAGTAK; encoded by the coding sequence GTGCGACGCGTTTCCCTTGGGTTGATCTGCGGCTCACTGCTCGTCCTCACCGCGTGCGGAGGAGGTGCGGGAGCCGACGCCGGGGGCGAGCGGCTGCCCCCGGCCCCGATGGGGGTCACCGCGACGGCGGGCAGCGCGACCAGCGTGCACGTCATGTGGAACCGCATCTCGGGGGACGTGAAGGTCACCGGCTACGAGGTGTACCGCGGCACCACACGGGTCGAGCGGGTGCCCGGCGACGAACACATGGTGGACGTCACCAGACTGGTCCCGTCCACGAAGTACGTCTTCACGGTCCGGGCGCTGAACGCCGACGGGAACCCCGGACCGCCCAGCGAGCCGGTGCGCGCCACCACACCGGTCGAGGTCGCCGCCGACCGCACGCCCCCGACCCGCCCCGGACACCCGCACGGCAGGGCGGTCGGGAGCCGGGCGGCCCAGCTGGAGTGGTCGGCGTCGACGGACTCCCGGGGCGTGGTCTCGTACGACGTCTACCAGGGCGGCTCGAAGATCCACAGCGTGGGCGGCGGACAGACGGCGACCGTCGTCACCGGGCTGAGGCCCGGCACCGCGTACGCCTTCACCGTGCGAGCCCGCGACGCGGCGGACAACCTCTCCCCCGCGAGCGCCGCCGTCCGGCTCACCACCGCGCCGGGCGCGGACGACGGCCGCGGCACCGCGCCGACCGGGTTCCGCGCGACCTCCCACCGCACGGACGGGGCGTACTACCTCGACCTTTCCTGGCTGCCACCGCGGACGGACGGAGTGATCACCGAGTACCGGATCGACCTGGACGGACGACAGGCGACCTCGCTCGTCTGGGGCGGCACACCGCCCAGCGGCAGGGCCACCTACAGCTTCTACGTGGGACGGGAGGCCGGGGTCGCGTACCGGGTGCGGATCAGGGCGAAGCTGCCGGACGGCACCTGGGGCGGGTTCTCCGTGGAGCGGACGGTGACGACGGGCTCCGCCACGGGCGGGAATGCGGGCACTGCGAAATAG
- the dhaL gene encoding dihydroxyacetone kinase subunit DhaL, with amino-acid sequence MLDAEFFRRWMTAIAASVDREAERLTALDSPIGDADHGSNLQRGFTAVVVSLEKEAPDTPGAVLTLAGRRLISTVGGASGPLYGTLLRRTGKALGDAAEVTEEQFTDALREGVDAVMALGGAAPGDKTMIDALVPAVDALAESFAAAKTAAEEGAVATTPLQARKGRASYLGERSIGHQDPGATSSSLLIGALLEASDE; translated from the coding sequence GTGCTCGACGCCGAGTTCTTCCGCCGTTGGATGACGGCGATCGCCGCGTCCGTGGACCGCGAGGCGGAGCGGCTCACCGCTCTGGACTCGCCGATCGGCGACGCCGACCACGGCAGCAATCTGCAGCGCGGGTTCACCGCCGTGGTGGTCTCGCTGGAGAAGGAGGCGCCGGACACTCCCGGTGCCGTTCTCACCCTCGCCGGACGCCGGCTGATCTCTACGGTCGGCGGCGCGTCGGGGCCCTTGTACGGCACCTTGCTCCGCCGTACGGGCAAGGCTCTGGGGGACGCCGCGGAGGTCACCGAGGAACAGTTCACGGACGCGTTGCGCGAGGGCGTGGACGCGGTGATGGCGCTGGGCGGAGCCGCGCCCGGCGACAAGACCATGATCGACGCGCTGGTGCCCGCGGTGGACGCGCTCGCCGAGTCCTTCGCCGCGGCGAAGACGGCCGCCGAGGAGGGCGCCGTCGCGACGACACCGCTCCAGGCCCGCAAGGGCCGGGCCAGCTATCTGGGCGAGCGCAGTATCGGCCACCAGGATCCGGGTGCCACGTCCTCGTCCCTGCTGATCGGCGCGCTCCTGGAGGCCTCCGATGAATGA
- a CDS encoding SDR family NAD(P)-dependent oxidoreductase produces the protein MSTTGLAGRSVIVTGAGSGIGRATALAFAAEGARVLVADLNAEGAEKVVKEIAAAGGTAVAVTGDLSEQTVVDRVTTTAVEQFGGVDVLVNNAGIMDRMSAVGEVGDAEWERVIRVNLTAPFLLTRSVLPHMLEAGKGSIVNTASEASLRGSAAGAAYTASKHGIAGLTKSLAVTYRDKGIRANAIAPGGTKTAITVDADRDALGPQVLASYMGNVGTAAEAEEQAAAILFLASDAASNINGAILPVDNGWAAV, from the coding sequence ATGAGCACCACTGGACTGGCCGGCCGCAGCGTCATCGTCACCGGAGCGGGCTCCGGAATCGGACGGGCCACCGCCCTGGCCTTCGCCGCGGAGGGCGCCCGGGTCCTCGTGGCCGACCTCAACGCCGAGGGCGCCGAGAAGGTCGTCAAGGAGATAGCAGCGGCCGGCGGCACCGCCGTGGCCGTGACGGGCGACCTCAGCGAGCAGACCGTGGTCGACCGGGTGACCACGACCGCCGTGGAGCAGTTCGGCGGGGTGGACGTGCTGGTCAACAACGCCGGGATCATGGACCGCATGTCGGCGGTCGGTGAGGTCGGCGACGCGGAGTGGGAGCGGGTCATCCGGGTCAACCTCACCGCTCCCTTCCTGCTCACCCGGTCGGTGCTGCCTCACATGCTGGAGGCCGGCAAGGGCTCCATCGTGAACACCGCTTCCGAGGCGAGCCTGCGCGGCAGCGCCGCGGGCGCCGCGTACACCGCCTCGAAGCACGGCATCGCGGGTCTCACCAAGTCCCTCGCCGTGACGTACCGCGACAAGGGCATTCGGGCCAACGCCATCGCCCCCGGCGGCACGAAGACCGCCATCACCGTGGACGCCGACCGCGACGCCCTCGGCCCGCAGGTCCTCGCCTCGTACATGGGCAATGTGGGCACCGCGGCCGAGGCCGAGGAGCAGGCCGCCGCCATCCTGTTCCTCGCCTCGGACGCGGCGAGCAACATCAACGGCGCCATCCTGCCCGTCGACAACGGCTGGGCGGCGGTCTGA
- a CDS encoding WD40 repeat domain-containing protein → MKPPAKVRRRTLLLAALGATAVAVPLTVIESRADDAADPRKATLTVLDGHADSVAFSPDGKTLAAGLSGARGTGSTLRLWDVAEGTATTPWADHVEDLTKVAFSPDGLTLVTGSADLTESPVRLWDLLTRTVDATLEAPRRHGFTSVAFGRVGYIMATGSADNIVRVWDYVTGTVTATLTGHTGAVTTVAFSPDGDTLATGSEDRTVRLWDSSTLDLVPIDTLTGHTDKVTTVAFSPDGRTLASGGLDRTVRLWQNR, encoded by the coding sequence GCCAAGGTGCGGCGCCGCACGCTGCTGCTCGCCGCCCTCGGAGCGACCGCCGTCGCCGTCCCGCTCACAGTGATCGAGTCCAGAGCCGACGACGCCGCCGACCCCCGCAAGGCCACGCTCACCGTCCTCGACGGCCACGCCGACAGCGTGGCGTTCAGTCCGGACGGCAAGACGCTGGCCGCCGGGCTGTCCGGGGCCCGGGGCACCGGCAGCACGCTGCGGTTGTGGGACGTGGCCGAGGGCACCGCCACCACCCCCTGGGCCGACCACGTCGAAGACCTGACAAAGGTGGCCTTCAGCCCGGACGGCCTGACCCTGGTCACCGGCAGCGCGGACCTCACCGAAAGCCCGGTGCGGCTGTGGGACTTGCTCACTCGGACCGTCGACGCCACCCTCGAAGCCCCGCGCAGGCACGGCTTCACATCGGTCGCGTTCGGGCGGGTCGGCTACATCATGGCCACGGGCAGCGCCGACAACATCGTGCGGGTGTGGGACTACGTGACAGGCACCGTCACCGCCACGCTCACCGGCCACACCGGCGCGGTGACGACGGTGGCGTTCAGCCCGGACGGAGACACCCTGGCCACCGGCAGCGAGGACAGGACCGTGCGGCTGTGGGACTCGAGCACACTCGACCTCGTCCCCATCGACACCCTCACCGGCCACACCGACAAGGTGACAACGGTGGCCTTCAGCCCGGACGGCAGGACCCTGGCCTCCGGCGGCCTCGACCGCACGGTGCGGCTGTGGCAGAACCGATGA
- a CDS encoding PTS-dependent dihydroxyacetone kinase phosphotransferase subunit DhaM gives MNESPGSTDNLVGIVLVSHSAAVAVSVAELATRLAGGDTTAPVAAAGGTVDGGLGTSAELISAAAASVDRGAGVAVLTDLGSAVLTVKALLAEGDELPDNSRLVDAPFVEGAVAAVVTASTGADLAAVEAAATEAYTYRKA, from the coding sequence ATGAATGAATCCCCGGGCAGTACGGACAACCTCGTCGGCATCGTGCTGGTCTCCCACAGCGCCGCCGTCGCCGTCTCGGTGGCCGAGCTGGCGACGCGACTCGCGGGCGGCGACACGACCGCTCCCGTCGCCGCGGCCGGCGGCACGGTGGACGGCGGTCTCGGCACCAGCGCCGAGCTGATCTCCGCGGCGGCCGCCTCGGTGGACCGCGGCGCCGGGGTCGCCGTGCTCACCGACCTGGGCAGCGCGGTCCTCACCGTGAAGGCCCTGCTGGCGGAGGGGGACGAGCTCCCCGACAACAGCCGCCTGGTGGACGCGCCCTTCGTCGAGGGCGCGGTGGCCGCGGTCGTCACGGCCTCGACGGGAGCCGACCTCGCGGCCGTCGAGGCGGCGGCCACGGAGGCGTACACCTACCGGAAGGCGTGA
- a CDS encoding glycoside hydrolase family 75 protein, which translates to MRVQSLTLAAAGVALLAPAPFPAARPSPPVAVREGKVRAADLLAKVRDCVPVSKGRYRSDAGARAEIPVCGARGAVFWKADMDIDCDGRPGILCNGRTDSLFSGTTAYQQSDGRYLSAETLPYVVVPTPSGIWDHRAHGIRGGSVAAVIYQDRVQYAVVGDTGPREIIGEASYATAKALGIRPDPHGGGASSGVTYIAFKNSRVSPIEDHEAAVTAGERLAREFVRSG; encoded by the coding sequence GTGCGTGTTCAGTCGCTGACGCTGGCCGCGGCCGGCGTGGCCCTGCTCGCTCCCGCCCCGTTTCCCGCCGCCCGTCCGAGCCCGCCCGTGGCGGTGCGGGAGGGGAAGGTGCGCGCCGCCGATCTGCTCGCCAAGGTCCGTGACTGCGTGCCCGTCTCGAAGGGGCGCTATCGCTCCGACGCCGGCGCCCGCGCCGAGATTCCCGTCTGCGGCGCGCGGGGTGCGGTGTTCTGGAAGGCCGACATGGACATCGACTGCGACGGCCGCCCCGGAATCCTGTGCAACGGGCGGACCGACTCGCTCTTCTCCGGGACCACCGCGTATCAGCAGTCCGACGGGCGGTACCTGAGCGCCGAGACCCTCCCGTACGTCGTCGTGCCCACACCCAGTGGCATCTGGGACCACCGCGCCCATGGCATTCGCGGCGGCTCGGTGGCCGCGGTGATCTACCAGGACCGGGTCCAGTACGCCGTGGTCGGCGACACCGGACCGCGCGAAATCATCGGCGAGGCCTCGTACGCCACGGCCAAGGCGCTCGGCATCCGCCCCGACCCGCACGGCGGCGGGGCGAGCTCCGGGGTCACCTACATCGCCTTCAAGAACTCCCGGGTGTCGCCCATCGAGGATCACGAGGCAGCCGTGACGGCGGGTGAACGGCTGGCCCGGGAGTTCGTGCGCAGCGGTTGA
- the dhaK gene encoding dihydroxyacetone kinase subunit DhaK, which produces MKMLINVAETVVADALRGMAAAHPELTVDVDNRVIVRRDAPVPGRVGLVSGGGSGHEPLHGGFVGPGMLSAACPGEVFTSPVPDQMLRAAAAVNSGAGVLFIVKNYTGDVLNFDMAAELAEDEGIQVAKVLVNDDVAVTDSLYTAGRRGTGATLFVEKIAGAAAEEGAPLERVQALARQVNENSRSFGVALSACTTPAKGSPTFDLPPGELELGVGIHGEPGRERRAMMTSHEIADFSVHAILEDLNPRNPVLLLVNGMGATPLLELYGFHAEVQRVLTERGVPVARTLVGNYVTSLDMAGASVTLCQVDEELLRLWDAPVKTPALRWGA; this is translated from the coding sequence GTGAAGATGCTCATCAACGTGGCGGAGACGGTGGTCGCGGACGCGCTGCGGGGTATGGCGGCCGCGCATCCCGAGCTGACGGTGGATGTGGACAACAGGGTGATCGTACGGCGGGACGCGCCGGTACCCGGCAGGGTGGGACTCGTCTCCGGCGGCGGGTCGGGGCACGAACCGCTGCACGGCGGTTTCGTGGGCCCCGGGATGCTGTCGGCTGCCTGTCCGGGCGAGGTCTTCACGTCACCGGTGCCGGACCAGATGCTGCGCGCGGCGGCGGCCGTGAACAGCGGCGCGGGCGTGCTGTTCATCGTGAAGAACTACACGGGGGACGTGCTCAACTTCGACATGGCGGCCGAGCTCGCCGAGGACGAGGGCATCCAGGTGGCGAAGGTCCTCGTCAATGACGACGTCGCCGTCACCGACAGTCTGTACACCGCCGGGCGGCGCGGCACCGGCGCGACCCTGTTCGTGGAGAAGATCGCGGGCGCCGCGGCCGAGGAGGGCGCCCCGCTGGAGCGGGTACAGGCACTGGCCCGGCAGGTCAACGAGAACTCCCGCAGCTTCGGTGTCGCACTGAGCGCCTGCACCACGCCGGCCAAGGGCAGCCCCACCTTCGACCTCCCGCCCGGGGAGCTGGAGCTCGGCGTCGGCATCCACGGCGAGCCGGGCCGGGAGCGGCGCGCGATGATGACCTCGCACGAGATCGCCGACTTCTCGGTGCACGCGATCCTGGAGGACCTGAACCCGCGCAATCCCGTCCTGTTGCTGGTCAACGGCATGGGCGCGACGCCGCTCCTGGAGCTGTACGGGTTCCACGCGGAGGTGCAGCGGGTGCTCACCGAACGCGGGGTACCCGTGGCACGCACGCTGGTCGGGAACTACGTCACCTCGCTGGACATGGCGGGCGCCTCGGTGACGCTGTGCCAGGTGGACGAGGAGCTGCTGCGGCTGTGGGACGCGCCGGTGAAGACGCCCGCGTTGCGCTGGGGCGCGTGA